Genomic DNA from Hordeum vulgare subsp. vulgare chromosome 2H, MorexV3_pseudomolecules_assembly, whole genome shotgun sequence:
CAATGCACTCCCTCACACGTCAGTTCTTACATGCAATCAATGAAAAAACATGCATGCAGTGTATTTATTATTCAACTATACGCTACTCCCTCTGTCACGGTTTAAAAGGCACGCTTAAAAATCTCTGAGACCAAGGTAGTCatggattggttgtgagatgtagcaggtgtagatgctaatgcgcctaatcaactaagaaaatactagtactaatgcgtgagcagcaaattgagagggcgcatgcatgactagtactagtactaattaataagagTAACTACTttacgccttaaaccttgtctattttaaaaacgcaagcaagtttaactgtgtcttctaaaccgtgactaAGGGTGTACTGTCTTTCGACGGCCAATGAAATGGCTGCATGCATATAGATTTTCAAAGCAAGGGCCTTATAAAGAGGGACATGCTGAGCTGTTTTTAGGCCTAATAAATCCGGACTGAGGGAGTAACTTTGGTGGAGGTATTCTGCTTTAGAATGATGCTCACTTCAATCTACCGTCGTCAGATTGGCCGCGTGTCGAATGCTTTTGAGAATTGAGCTAGCTGGCCGTGTTGGTGCTTGTGCCTATTTCTCATTTCGTGTCTCGTGAACGTCTAATATTTTTAAGAAAATGTGTTGAAAATTCAGAATCTATCGAGCTGCACTTCCTGTTGGAGGGATAAAGGTTGCAATACCATTACCAAATGAGAATTCAGAGTTCCGATGGTGTTTTGCATCGACGAACTAATTAACCAAGTGATTTGCGGCACGATGCGCAGACACTAGAGGACACAGGAGGcgcatctatctatctatctatctatctatctatgttcaTGCTGCAGCCTGTAGCAAAACTTGATcgccgtctcctccaccgccaGGCTGGGCTTGGCGATCTGGCCTCTGGGGAGGACCGGACAAGCCGAAACTTCCGTGTGTGAACCACGATGGCGaccgcggaggagaaggagaagactacGGAGGTCTGCCAGCAGTAGAGGCTGTACCACTGGGGCGTGCGCGGGACGAGGAAGCCGGCGATCAGGCCCGCCAAGGCGATCGAGATGAACATGGCGAGCAGGCACAGGGTCCCCTTGTAATCCTTGCAGTCCTCCTCGTACTTGGCGAGCTCCCTGGCCTCCTCTCGCCCCCTCTCGCAGGTCGCCGACATGTCCTCTGATTCCGCCGCCGCCGTCTACTCCTCGATCCAGGGTTTGTTCCTGCAGAGACCGGGAATCTCTCGGGTTTGAGTTTGGGTCGACGTTGCTCGGTTCGGTTCGGTTTAGTTCTTTTCTTTTGGGGACCGTCCTTCTGGGCCTGGGTATGGTTCGGACCGCCCCTTCAATCTGGTCCACGGCCCTTTTAGTGCCTTTTGGGGAACTTCTTTTAGAGTTCGCACGGCCCCTTCAATCTGGTGGCCAGCCCAGCCGTGGCAACGCGTGAATGTAAGGCAAATCTTCTAAAAGAAATGAATGTACGAGCCAAATTGTGAAAACCTAAAATATTAATCAATGCACATTTAAAATGGGATATGATTGCACTAAAGTGGTGTGAATCTCTTCCCTAAAAAATGTTGGTATGAATCTACAACggctaagagcatggttaatagtatagtcaGGTGCTGGTTATAAGATATTGTCATTGTTATATATAACTCAtcttataactaacatgtataaTAGTTAATTAGAAGTGTATATTACTTTTTATTATATGATCCATCTTTTCCTCTCACAAAGTGTCTAGAAACACGTGCTAGGCTCTTAACTAAGagtccgcttaccttctctcttctcttctctttccttcaactaaatataaatattttattttattttttatagccagctgactcagcacTGTGGTAATTGCTCTAACTCAGGTTGGGTTGAGTGGGGTCCCACGTCCCAGACAACCACTCAATTTCTGATTTTCTAGTTTTGAAGCAGTTTTTCTACTGCTTAGACCCCAGTTAGCAAAATAAATGTGCCCCCACTCACTTGAGCCCTTATTATAATTTTGGCTTGGGTCCGCCACCGTGAATCTAGAAAGGGCGTGTCTGTATCTCGCTACGCCAGCACAGTAAGATCGCATGTGCTTGTTAAGCAGGTGTGTTTCGTTCTTTTTTTTTAACTTTTCTTTGTtttctactcccttcgttcctaaatataagtctttttaaagtttttactatgagactacatacggatgtatatagacatactttagaatatagattaactcattttacttcgtatgtagtcacttaatgaaatctcttaaaagacttatatttaggaacggagggagtatatatttaaAATTATTATAAATATAAACATTTAGAAAACTTTAATGTACTTATTTTTCACAAAAACATTCATcgcatatttaaaaaatatttatgtAGTGTTAAAAAACacatatttttaaaaaatgtgtGTACCACTCAAAAAATGTTCTATTTAATAAAATGTTCAAGCATTTCAAAAAAACATgaacataattttttttaaatccttACGCATACTACAAACATTTGTGTATTTTTTTCtaaaatgtatataaaatataaaaaatgttttCATGACATTTTAAGAAATGATCAAGCGTTTCAAAAATATGTTTGAGACATATTTTTAATGTTATAAAATGTAATAATGTATGCTTAATTCAAAACATATATCATACCATTAAAAAGATTCAAGACAGCAAACCAGCCAATGTTTGGATGTTAGAAAGTTAGTAGTATCCTCAGGCCATCATAGTTCAAGTCCTAAACTTGACATCATGCTtgcatttttctgaatttatttcgGTCCTTCTGATGATGTGCATTTAGTGGAAGAAGACATTATCATTGACTACGAAGATGGTTGTGAGGACTTCTTAAAACTCAAGATGATGTGTCAACTCGGTCTTTCAGATGTGCTCATAGGTATAGGGTGTGTGTACATGCGTTCATAGACgtgagtgtgtgtgagtatgtatgAGCTCTGCATTGTGTTATGGAAAGGTGCAATGCATTTATAAATGTTCCAAATCTTAACAAATGTTTTCATTCCTTTACAAAAATGTTCctgcaagttttaaaaaatgcccatgatgtattaataaataaataaaatgtctTGGTGACAAATGTTTAGTGTGTACTTTGAAAAAATGTTTAATGTGTATTTGAAAACATTCCAACATTTATCTGAAAAGTTTCATGTATACCAAAATATTTTAATTGAATTTACAAATAGTTTACATGTACTTAAAACAACTGCAAACTGAAAGAAAGCCGATGAAACCCAACAAAAGGACATAGAGAACTTTCACAAAACGATGAGACCCAAGAAAGAAACGCATTAAAGGTTATAAACACAGTCGACGCAGCTTGTAGAACTTTCACAAACAGCTCTAATTTTCGGCGCACTAAGGCGTGTATGCACCGAGCGCCCATGGTTAGACGAGGATGCCTGCGTGAGTGAACCGCCCTGCATGCACACATGTCTCGCTGTGAGACAGCGCATGCATACATgagtttccttttttctgttttttcactTCATTTTTTCTTATTTAAGAGATGTAACAAAGAAGATATTCAGATTTTTAATAGTATCTTCTCTTCACCTAATTTCAATTAAAAAATAATCTAAGGTTCTATCATTCGTCCTATTTCGTCCAACCTTACGCATGTTCTCCCttcctcttccctttttctttgttttgatttttttttctcatCTCTAGCTTATTTCACTGATTTCCGCTAAAAGTTACATCAATTGCCCACCTCCTATTAACTTACCAAATATTGTTTTTTTGTCAGTAGTGATTACCAAATAAAATATTGGTTTTTTAAAAAATCACACTAGTATGGGCATGTAAAGCATGAGCTAACCCACTAGAATATTTATTCACATGTTATAACACACGGTCAATTATCTATTTTATGTTTTAAAAATATATTATGACAAGTATTTATACAAAAATCATTGTGTACTCTGAAAAAAAAATCACATGTTTATAAACATAATTGTGTATCTAAAAAATATTCTACCCATATTCCAAAATGTTCAAGTGTTTGTCAAAATATCTGTGTGTAACCTCAGAAGTAAGATAAATATTCTCGCCAATCACCACTCATATTCACATACATTTCTCCTCCACTTCATTAGTGtcttccttcatcaagttaatatCGTCCAAACCGAGTATTTAAAAATATTCAATATCTATTTAAAAATATCCATCTTACAAAGAAAATGCCACTTATTAAAAAAACAAGTGTAACTAAAATGTTTATCATATCAAAATAATCATCATGTATAaaattgttttaaattatttGAGAAAATGATCATCATGCATTATGCTCAATGTGTTTTGACAAAATGTAAAatattatttgagaaaatattgcCCATATATTTTAAAATAATCAATGTGTATCAGAAAATGTTAAAGTATGGAATAAAATATTTGAAACATATTATGTATTTGACATGAAGTTTTTTACATCTATTTTGAGAACAAAACAAAATGAAAACATTTTTGTTGTCCGTAAACACTTTAATGTTGCAAACTATTTAAAAATTCATGACTATTTTTCATTcacaaaactattttcttataatTAAACCaatgtatttttttataaaagttGTGAAATATTTTTTTTAAGTATCGAATCTGGGTAAAGGATTTGCTGACGCGCATCCGAGTTGTTGGTACAGTAGCAACCGACTCATTGAAAAATCGGAATTGGAGGAAAACTACATGGCCAGAATGATGCGTGTTTTGATCACTATTCTGCCCATGTTGCAACTTGCAACGCAAACCAATCTAGTCTAACCAAATAAGTCGATGTGAAACATAACATATATTcagtaataaatatattactcgaAGCGACGAGATATATTTTTATGTTTGCGAACATATATTAATTCCTCTTAGACGCCCTAACCCAACATAATACGGGGTACACAAAAATGATTAGCGTGAGTGTCTCGTCCATCGAGCTGGACACGATTGCAGAGTAGATGACACATCACTTGCTGCCCTGTCAGACACATGACCAGTTTTTTTGTTATAAAAGAAAGTAGCATATAATCTGGACTTAAATTGGGCAGAAACAATTAAAATTTGTATGTAGAACTAGTAAGTGATGTTGTGATTATATAAAAGAAAGCTGCGGTTATTATGTAGAACTTGACTAATATTACAATCATATATGAAAAAAATTCATCGTGTATGTGTTCAACTTGCACCAGTGAATTAATAATGTGAAAGTCCAAAGTAAAATTTGCAAATCGATCTAATAGAAGATTAAGTATTTACCTGGTCATAGCGAAGTTCCAGATTTTAGTGCAACAAGTTCTTCATCTTCCGTCGTAGCTTTCGGTGGAGTAGAGAGAATTGCTTGCTTATTGACAAGACGCACACTGCAATTATTATGTAGAATGTCTATGTCATTAGCGTGACCACTAGAAAGCATTTGAACAGGCAATCAAATCAACAGACCATGATTTGGTTCCATATATAGAAGGAGAAAAACATGATTTGGTTCCATATATAGAAGGAGAAAAACATGATTTGGTTCCATATATAAAAGGAGAAAAACATGATTTGGTTAACACTCGTCGTTACGCTTCCCCCGAAGGCAAGCGTAAACTGGAAAACCcacgtcttcctcatcttctaccGTCGCCCTTCGAATATCCCCGCGTCGACGGATCGTCGCCCCCACAACACCAACCTCTCCACCTCCAATCCAAACATCCAGATCACCAAATTTGGGTTACCGCGTCGGCAATCCATCAAACACCTGGAGACCCCGCGATCCACCCCTCTCCCTTGCCGCcacgcggccctcctcctcccctctccgCCCCCTCGAACCCCCAAGAGCCCCCTCGTCTCCAACCTTTCCCCGATCCCCACTCCACCACCGCCGACGACAGCTCACCACGACCAACAGCAGCAGCCATGGGCGCGTCCTCTTCCACCGCCAGCGCCCCCGCGGACGCGCGCgagctgcgggagcaggaggcccTGGCCTCCGCCGCCCTCTCCCTCCCGCTCCTCCGCGCCGTCTTCTCCCGCTCCCCCGACCTGGCCGAGACCCTCGCCCTCCCGCCCGCCTCCTTCCGCTCCGCCTCCCCGCCCGACCCGCCGGAGCACTTCCACGACCTCCTCGCAAGCCTCGGCCCCACCATCGCCTCCCTCTTCTTCCCCCACGGCGCCTCCAAGGACGCGGGCGAGGGGCATGATGCGGGGGGCTGGCTCGGCTTTCTCAGGGGGTTCAACTCCTGCTGCGCGCGCGCCCGGGCCTCGCTGCCGCTGGCGCTGCTCCTCCGCGTCTACGCCGCTGCCTGCGCCGCCGCGGGCGCCCCCTGCGGCGTGCAGTTCCGCCCCGACGAGGACGGCGGGGACGAGGAGGGGGGCAAGGTCGTGGGCGAGCTCGCGCCCGGGGAGATCGCCGTGCTGCTCTCGATGTGCTGGGTCATGGCGTGGAGCGGGTTGGCCCCCAGGGTTTCGGGCGGCGAGGAAGCGGGGAAGGGGGAGCCCGTGCTGCTCCCGGACGTCTCGCACCTGGTGCTGTCGGCGCTCGTGTCCGCCGGCGCCGTCTCCGATGACGCGGGCGTATGGGGCTGGGAGGTTTCCGGTGCCGGGAAGGGGGTGTCGGTGCAGGAGTTCACGTCCTGGGTGATCTCCACTGTCCCCGGGCTTGGCAACTGCCTCTCGCGATATGTACAGGACAGGTTCCGGTCGTCTGAGGTTGATCCAACCAAGGTAAATCCGATTATGCATTGCAGAATTATTAGTTGCTGCTATCCTGAAAGATCAAATAGCTTGTTTAGTAGTATCAACCATGGTGCCGTTTGATGCAGCATTGCCATTCTTCAGTTAGGTGCATATAATAGAAGgtagatgtgcaaaatagtggcCAAATTTTACCGTTCTATTTCCATATGTTTCCCCTTGATTATATTGTATCTTAGGTATTGTGCTGCCAGGAGGCATATAGAAGATTTAGCTTCTTATGACATGTTATAACTTATACTAAGTTGCCAGAGCACTTAATTTCATGATCAGCTGTCCTGGCTACTCTGGTTCTACAAATTATCAGCAAGCTCTGCATTATGTAGATTCTCAGTGCTTGCTAGAAAATTCGGATTGTTCTTCTTTATATGTGATTTTTCAGAACTCACTTAAGAATCCAGGTAGGGATTGTGAAGGTATCCAGACATAGATTCCGAGCTTGGTGCAGAGGCTGTGAAAATCATTTAGAAAAACCGTTAGTTGCTTCAGATTTTTTTTAATAGCACTAAGCTGTAGCTTCTGCAGTCAGAACTCACCGAGTTCATGACCTCattattttgctgcaacaatgaaTCTTTCTTTGTTTTGTCCAATTATTTAGAATCATATCTGATGACTTTATAATAATGAAGCTTAAACTCGGTATAATGTTTCTTCTAACCAGAGTTGTTTCTTACAAGCAGGAAAGCTCTGTTTCAACTGGTAACACAACTTTTGATACTTCTGATGCGTATCTATTAACACGTGGGAGGGCATGGTCAATCTCTCTCAGCGTCAGGAGCACATTGAGTGAAAAGTTTTTGTCAGCATCTGTCATTGGAATGGACACAGAAAACCTTCTTTATAGGTTACTTCTTGCCCTTTTTTGCTTCTTATTCTCGTGATTATCTTTTTAAGCTAGTTTTCTTATCAAGATTGTAAGTTTCAGTTGTTATCAGGTGATCTTTTAAAATCCTGTCATGACCTAATTATACATTATAATTTGAAGTTTTAATCCTGATCTATAACATATTTGTAGgtcattgcttcatggaaaaggtCTGAGCCGGTTTTGGTCTTGTGTTGAGGGGTATAAGGGACCAGCGCTAATTCTTATCTCTGCATTCTCAAATGCTGGTAGTGATAATGTTGATGCTGGCCAAAAATGGGGAATTGGCATATTAACCGAGGATGGATTTGAGAACAAAGACACTTTCTATGGTAGCTCTGGGTTCCTATGTGCCACATATCCAATATTCCGCATGCTTCTGCCATCGGGTATGACTTTTGTTGCTTATGTCCTTCCTTGCCACATTTGATGGTAGCTTACTGTTTGTCTAATCTAGCAGGTAAGGAGAAGAACATCATGTATTGCCACCTGCATACTCAACTAAAGACGTATGAGGCAACGCCAAAGCCTCTTGGCTTAGCATTCGGCGGATCAATTGGAAACGAGAGGGTCTTTATTGATGAGGACTTCTCTAAAGTTACAATTCGCCATCATGCAGTTGACAAGACTTACCAACATGGTTCTCTCATTCCCAATCAGGTTAAATTTCACATTTGATAGTTCTAACTAAATATCTCATTGTTATTGCTATATCTGCCTTAGTATAAATCTTGAAAGAACTCTTAGGTCCAGTCTGTCTTGGCTCTGAACTAGAGGTCGTTTTTATTAGCTAGTTTATTTACCCCAAAGTAGCAAaaccaaagtgcttttaaaaatccaAATGTAGTGCCAAAGGAAACAAGGGTAGATGGATGATAACCAGTCAGTGGCCATGTAAGTTACTTATAGGTTATGAAAGTTTTCCTCTACTCGGCTTAACTGCATATCACTGTTTTTCTTTTGAAATCTGGAAGCTATGGTAGCAGCAGTATGTGGCCTGGCCTCAAATAAATATGAGTACTTCATGAGCCTAGCGCACTGTCCAAAATGCCACTAAAAGCAGATTATGATGTTACTCCATCATTGTTATGTAGGGTTATTTACCTGTTGCGGCTTCAATACTTGATTTTGAAGTATGGGGACTTGGTGGACAAACAACAAAGCGGCAACAGGATATTTACAAGAAGAGGGAGGATATTTTCTCAGGGCAGCGGAGAAAGGTGCTACGCCAGGCAAACAAGGACCCTTCTCTACAATGTAAAACACTGTTCAAATGTCCATAACatttccttcctattttttcAGATTGATCTCGCAGCTTTTGGCAACTGGGAAGACTCTCCAGAGAAAATGATGATGGACATGGTTTCTGACCCAAATAGGCCCAGTCGGGAAGAACGTTGATCAAGTTCAACGGCCAAGCTCATTTGCTAGTGTTCAGCAGCTGCCCATTCGGAAGTGGACACACTATATTACTTTCGAGGTATATAGAGTTCAGTGCACGCATTCGTTCCTTTGGTGTAAAGGCATTTGGCAGGGCCACTCATAATTTAGGTTCTGAATTGAACAGAGGCTTGTATAGAAGTACAATTGTTATACTAGCATCGagtttccttctcctcttcccttTGTTTCATGGGAAGCAAGAGCAAACGATTTGTACATCTGTGTTGTGAATTAGATAATTCTCATCTGTACCATATTGTTATATAAAAGATGAACATCATATATGTTTGAAAGTTGCCCATCTCCCTTGGATGTCTGATAATGTCACTTTTTTGCCTGACAGATTCGTGCTGCTGTATGGTTACCTCAGACTTCTGTTAGGTATGCGATGGGTACTGCATTTTTCTCAAGGGAGGCTTCATAtatactacttcctccgttcctaaatatatataCCTTTTAGAAATTAAGGACTACATACAGAACAAAACAAGTGAACCTATACTCTAAAgtaatatacattcgtatgtagttcatagtgtaattcctaaaatgtcttatatttaggaacggagggagtactacgtaGTACAACATCCTCAGACTTTTGTTAGGTATGCGAGGAGTAGTACAACATCCTCAGACTTTTGTTAGGTATGCGATGAGCACTGCATTTTTCTCAAGGGAGGCTTCATGTATACTGGTAGTACAACAGAAGTTCTAATAGAGAATGACCTAAAAAAAGGATACTGGGCATTCCTCATCAGAGGATTCCATTTTCTTTTGTGGGGAAGAGGATTCCATTGCCGCACctctaattctgcgcagttcagcGGCAACATTTTACATGTTCATTCTCTCAGATGGTGTTTCCTTTGAGCACAAGACGACGATTCTTACAACAGAAGCTAAGCAAGTTAATGCATTGTTcaaccctgcatcatcatcatcatcgtcgtatgGCTGGACATTTAGCAGAGTTGGGTCGATGATTTCTGATATCCTGTCAGGACATGCCATCTCGGCAAACGAGTGCAGACTCGACCCTTCTTTGAACATATCATCAGTTAGCGCCCTCCCTGTGAACATATCCAGCAGAGTGATTCCGAAGCTGTAAGCATCCCCATCGGCTGCTACTTGCCCCCCTGATCCATATTCTGCAAGGAAGATTGCTCATCAATAGTTTCTCGTagtagtagcaaatagagacgggGTGCAAAATTAAGGCGTCTCAGTTTGTTAAGAAATGAGAGTACTGATAGTACCTGGGGCAACATATCCTATAGTTTCTCTTATCCCGAGAGAGCTCCCGGAATTGAATCTGCATCCAGATAGATATATCTGTGCATCACTTGGAGATATATGCAgggagttttttttttgaattggaAACATTTCATTCCATTAATCACCACGCCAGCCATAATCGGCGGCAACGAGACCTTGGGCAAAAGTAGGAGCAAGACCCGGCCATACGGCTTGGGGTGCAAGCACCATCTTCGACCCATGCATCGCAAGAGCGTCTGCAACCTTATTACAAGCCCGTGGGCAATGAACAATGTCGAAAGAAATAAAGTTTAGAGAAGAAAAAGCTTTGATCTCTTGGAACAGAGTGCCATTTGGAGCCAGATCATATCTTGATGTCTTGATCGCCGAGACCAAAGTAGAGGCATCTGTTTCCACCACCACGTTGCCAATGCCCAACTCGTGCGCCTAGTAGATAGCTTGGATGCAAGCTTCAGCTTCAGCTTGTAGTGCGTCGTTGACGTGATCTAGCCGTCCCGCGGCAGTGACCACGACATCCCCTTCATGATCCCTGATAATAGCCCCAGCCCTCTGTCAAAGTATCCTTGTTGTAACTCCCGTCAGAGTTTATTTTTAGTATGCCTACTTCAGGTTTTGTCCATCCTCTGACTGCTTTCTTCTGGCTCTGTTTCATCCCACCGAAGAACTCCATGTACTCGTTAACTGTGCGTCGTGTCTGCCACCCCAGCGCTTGTATATTGATCTGTGTCTGCTCCACTCTGTATTTGTTTCGCGCATTCCACCAGGTCCATAGCAGTGCAATGATGACAGTCGTTTGTGCAGGGGAACCAGCTAGCAACACTTGTACCACTTCCTTTGGATCATGTAATATCATGCATGCTCTCCTCACTTCTTCTAACCCGAGGGTCCGCCACAGTTGCTTAGATCCCTTACACTGAAAGAATAAGTGACTCCCATCTTCATCTCGTCGCTGACATACTGGGCAACGGGTATCTACCTCGATGCCTCTTCTTTGGAGATTGTTCCTCACCGACAGGCTGTTAGTAGCGATTCTCCATAGGAATTGTTGTATTTTCAGCGGGCACGGTGCTCTCCATACCGCTGCCCAGTTGAAATCCTCGCTATCCACAGCAGCGCTGCCCATCTCTCCTGCATCTGCCTCTTGCATTTTCTTGCAGAATTTGTAGGCCGACTTGACCGAGAAAGCGCCTCGGTGGTCAGGGTGCCAAGCCCAAAAGTCCTGCATCTCCTCCTTAATAGGGATCGTCATGATCAGTTGCGCATCGGGGGCCCAGAAAATGGAGGAAACAAGCTGCTCATCCCAGGAGGACGTATACGGATCCATTAGCTCTGCTGCTGTTGAGATGATCGTATGGCCCCTTGGGGTGAACGGATGCCTATCCCAGTTACTGGAATCCATGAGTCCTCCCAGATCTTAACCGTAGTGTCGTCGCCAACTCGTTTGATCAGTCCCTTCTTAAGCACCGCCACTCTTTGCAGTATGCTGCACCAGGCATATGATATCCCTTCTTTGGCTTCGGCGTTGAGGATGTCCGTAGCTGGGTAGTATCGTGCTTTCAAtacacgtgcacatagcgattcgGGGTTGTCCAAAAGGCGCCAAGCTTGCTTGGCTAGCATTGCTAGGTTGAAAGTGTGCAGATCTTTGAAACCCAAGCCTCCCTCTTTCTTTGATCTAGTCAGTTTCTCCGCAGAAAGCCAATGAATCTTCTGGTCATCCTCCTGCTGTGCCCAAAAGAACCGACAAATCATTGACGTCATTTGCTCGCATAAACCCTTTGTGAGATCAAAGACCGACATTGCAAAGACTGGAATGGCTTGGGCACAAGCTTTAATTCAGGATTTCCTTTCCTGCTTTTGTCAGCAGTTTTTCCAGCCAACCCTGAATACATTGCCACATTCTGTCTTTTAGGTATGCAAACACTTTGGTCTTCGACTGGCCAACAAACATAGGCATCCCCAAGTATCTCTCATTCCACGTTTCTCTTGTTAATCCCAACAGGTCCAGCAGCTTCCTC
This window encodes:
- the LOC123428012 gene encoding uncharacterized protein LOC123428012; the protein is MGASSSTASAPADARELREQEALASAALSLPLLRAVFSRSPDLAETLALPPASFRSASPPDPPEHFHDLLASLGPTIASLFFPHGASKDAGEGHDAGGWLGFLRGFNSCCARARASLPLALLLRVYAAACAAAGAPCGVQFRPDEDGGDEEGGKVVGELAPGEIAVLLSMCWVMAWSGLAPRVSGGEEAGKGEPVLLPDVSHLVLSALVSAGAVSDDAGVWGWEVSGAGKGVSVQEFTSWVISTVPGLGNCLSRYVQDRFRSSEVDPTKESSVSTGNTTFDTSDAYLLTRGRAWSISLSVRSTLSEKFLSASVIGMDTENLLYRSLLHGKGLSRFWSCVEGYKGPALILISAFSNAGSDNVDAGQKWGIGILTEDGFENKDTFYGSSGFLCATYPIFRMLLPSGKEKNIMYCHLHTQLKTYEATPKPLGLAFGGSIGNERVFIDEDFSKVTIRHHAVDKTYQHGSLIPNQGYLPVAASILDFEVWGLGGQTTKRQQDIYKKREDIFSGQRRKIDLAAFGNWEDSPEKMMMDMVSDPNRPSREER